One genomic window of Lepeophtheirus salmonis chromosome 5, UVic_Lsal_1.4, whole genome shotgun sequence includes the following:
- the LOC121117870 gene encoding uncharacterized protein, giving the protein MRAIPSLGKKNHKSSTDNTRSVRRSAQFSRKKTTTSSIKNVCKFIALKGIEMLVKNTNLVVAPLFNLNTKKPNIQSSILEKSFRDEDESNFIFLDFNPLKKSYRRSMEGKKEEKRHRKSFIKSIHSF; this is encoded by the exons ATGAGAGCGATCCCCTCTTTAGGAAAAAAGAATCATAAATCCTCAACCGATAATACTCGATCTGTTAGAAGAT CCGCTCAATTTTCtcgtaaaaaaacaacaacaagttCCATTAAAAATGTATGCAAATTCATAGCATTAAAAGGAATTGAAATGCTTGTAAAAAACACGAATCTCGTAGTGGctccattatttaatttaaatacgaAGAAACCAAATATTCAGAGCTCCATACTTGAAAAATCGTTCAGAGACGAAGACGAaagcaactttatttttttagattttaatccTCTCAA GAAATCATATCGACGCTCTATGGAGggtaaaaaagaggaaaaacgaCATAGGAAGAGTTTCATCAAGAGCAtacattctttttaa
- the Adk2 gene encoding uncharacterized protein Adk2, with protein MPPIHILGMGNPLLDISSKVDPSMIKKYNLKDNDAILTEDEAIFDEMKNLPIEHIAGGSTQNTIRVSQWIMKPQGNTCYMGCIGKDESGDILQKKVAEDGVEGMYQIHETLPTGKCAVLITGVNRSLVTKLDAANHFSVSHLEEPKNWEVVQNSKICYSAGFFITVSPESMLKVAEFVGKDPSKTYAINLSAPFICSFFKEPLDKVLAYSDIVFCNESEAEAYAEASKWDTKDVTEIAKKISALPKNGKPGRIAIITQGKLPVVVAKTSEEVSSYDVELLKLDQIVDTNGAGDAFAGGFLAQYALGKSLDICVKCGMWAASVIIQRSGCTFPEKMDFTC; from the coding sequence ATGCCTCCTATACATATCCTCGGAATGGGAAATCCACTTTTGGATATCTCCTCAAAAGTTGATCCATCCatgattaaaaagtataatctGAAGGACAACGATGCCATATTAACGGAGGATGAGGCTATTTTCGATGAAATGAAGAACCTTCCTATTGAGCATATTGCGGGAGGCTCTACACAGAACACAATCCGTGTATCTCAGTGGATTATGAAACCTCAAGGAAATACATGCTATATGGGTTGTATTGGAAAGGATGAGAGTGGAGATATTCTTCAGAAGAAAGTTGCAGAGGATGGAGTAGAGGGAATGTATCAAATCCACGAAACATTACCTACTGGAAAATGTGCTGTTCTTATTACGGGAGTTAATCGCTCACTTGTGACCAAATTGGATGCTGCAAATCATTTTTCTGTATCTCATTTAGAGGAGCCTAAGAATTGGGAAGTAGTACAGAATTCTAAAATCTGCTACTCTGCTGGATTTTTTATCACTGTTTCACCAGAATCAATGCTCAAAGTAGCTGAATTCGTCGGGAAAGACCCTTCAAAAACCTATGCCATCAATTTATCCGCCCCATTCATTTGCTCATTCTTTAAGGAGCCTCTCGATAAAGTTTTGGCTTATTCTGATATCGTGTTTTGCAATGAGTCTGAGGCTGAAGCATATGCAGAAGCTAGCAAATGGGATACTAAAGACGTTACAGAAATCGCAAAGAAAATTAGTGCTCTTCCTAAGAATGGCAAACCAGGTCGCATTGCAATCATAACTCAAGGGAAACTTCCAGTTGTTGTTGCCAAAACTTCAGAAGAAGTCTCCTCATACGATGTTGAACTTCTTAAACTTGATCAAATCGTTGATACTAATGGTGCCGGTGATGCATTTGCTGGTGGATTTTTGGCCCAATATGCGCTAGGAAAGTCTTTAGATATTTGTGTCAAGTGTGGAATGTGGGCAGCTTCTGTCATTATTCAAAGATCAGGTTGTACCTTCCCCGAAAAGATGGACTTCACGTGCTGA